From the genome of Leptospiraceae bacterium, one region includes:
- a CDS encoding methyl-accepting chemotaxis protein, producing MDGLRFFWRFTLRTELLTYAFWPFHAVYFAIVGGNVPGDKVLPVFLIGFVVFAVPVSCVSSIILRYLLLRPVLLKLDKSKHLNEEEACSIIAYPKLEGYINMFRWIIGPLAFYFGYFLTYGHNWIVALSTSLVTVYMVPFVFISNYIYSELEICSWIKDKKFIITSYPESIQLSQKRRLLFSFFAIFWIPVVTLTYFLISVYYNILQISYLHIHITIIIILMVIYTIVFAQAMARTFYLNLDSIKDGIYSLSLGKLTIDTRNYTNDEFGQITLKIQDLLKKLKDVIVRINEQSHQLRIGSEKIIQKMQYAMRVIENQEKSSRQIEDSVQKIHNFSEYLVQSSEIQIQLYNKAMNTLDSLKTNLNDSKLASNESRENMIEVVKRFKDIFEKSKIATQKMKEIQKSSDNIQYAISLIKDIAEQVNLLSLNASIEAARAGDSGKGFSVVASEVSKLSDKTHQNIEIISKNMKESESKVQSGVILINETYSNTEIVNSLIHSSADNMEQINSISDSQTVLSDDLKVMMEDSMRQSEKVDKDIQSQFDSIKNVSESLQSILEETVKIAELSCDIQNLANTFEQISEKLRTDVSFFQLEE from the coding sequence TTGGCCTTTTCATGCTGTTTATTTTGCTATAGTTGGTGGAAATGTTCCGGGAGATAAGGTACTGCCGGTTTTCTTGATTGGTTTTGTTGTTTTTGCTGTTCCGGTTAGTTGTGTTTCTTCGATAATCCTTCGTTACCTGCTGTTACGTCCCGTGCTTCTTAAGTTGGATAAATCTAAGCATTTAAATGAAGAAGAAGCCTGTTCTATAATAGCCTATCCAAAGCTGGAAGGTTATATCAATATGTTTCGATGGATAATAGGCCCTCTCGCTTTTTATTTTGGATATTTCTTAACTTATGGCCATAATTGGATAGTAGCTCTTTCTACTTCATTAGTAACTGTTTATATGGTTCCATTTGTTTTTATCAGTAATTATATATATTCGGAATTAGAAATATGTTCCTGGATAAAAGATAAGAAATTTATCATTACATCTTATCCTGAGAGTATACAGTTAAGTCAAAAAAGAAGACTTTTATTTTCTTTTTTTGCAATTTTTTGGATTCCGGTAGTAACTTTAACCTATTTCTTAATTTCTGTATATTATAATATACTTCAGATCTCTTATTTGCATATACATATAACTATAATAATTATTCTTATGGTTATCTATACTATAGTGTTTGCTCAAGCTATGGCCAGAACTTTTTATTTGAATTTGGATTCTATTAAAGATGGTATCTATTCTCTTTCGTTAGGTAAGCTTACAATAGATACGAGAAATTATACAAATGATGAATTTGGTCAGATTACTTTAAAGATACAGGATTTATTAAAGAAGTTGAAAGATGTGATCGTTCGGATTAATGAGCAGTCTCATCAACTACGAATAGGATCCGAGAAAATTATTCAAAAAATGCAATATGCAATGCGTGTAATTGAAAATCAGGAGAAATCCTCGAGACAAATTGAAGATTCAGTACAGAAAATTCATAATTTCAGCGAATATCTGGTTCAATCTTCAGAAATTCAAATTCAACTTTATAATAAAGCAATGAATACTCTGGATTCCTTGAAAACGAATCTGAATGATTCAAAATTAGCTTCGAATGAGTCAAGAGAAAACATGATAGAGGTTGTAAAACGGTTTAAGGATATATTCGAAAAATCAAAAATAGCTACCCAGAAAATGAAAGAAATACAGAAAAGCTCTGATAATATTCAATATGCAATATCTCTCATAAAGGATATTGCTGAGCAGGTAAATTTACTTTCTTTAAATGCATCAATTGAAGCGGCAAGGGCAGGTGATTCTGGAAAGGGATTTTCTGTGGTGGCCTCAGAAGTATCTAAACTTTCAGATAAAACACATCAAAATATAGAAATCATCAGTAAAAATATGAAAGAATCTGAAAGTAAAGTGCAAAGTGGAGTTATATTGATTAATGAAACCTATTCGAATACAGAAATTGTAAATAGCCTAATACATAGCAGTGCTGATAATATGGAACAAATAAATTCTATATCAGATTCCCAGACTGTATTGAGTGATGATTTGAAAGTGATGATGGAAGATTCGATGCGACAATCAGAGAAAGTAGATAAGGATATTCAATCCCAGTTTGATTCTATAAAAAATGTATCTGAAAGTTTACAGTCAATTTTAGAAGAAACAGTAAAAATTGCTGAACTTTCCTGTGATATACAAAATCTTGCAAATACTTTTGAACAAATATCGGAAAAGCTTCGTACAGATGTATCCTTTTTTCAGTTAGAGGAATAA